A genomic segment from Syntrophorhabdales bacterium encodes:
- a CDS encoding YdbL family protein gives MRKVRRVCIICLVLLAACVTVNIYFPAAEVQKAADKIVGDVTGDTKPPAPAKPGDSSSLLGSLRMIARMCLVPGSAYAQVNIDVSTPAIRALKESMRTDFQQLKPYYEKAAVGENSNGLVEVRDTAGLDLKEQAQVKQLVDRMNKDRTDLYREIQSANKYPPEVLPQIQKIFANSWREKSRAGWWIQNDNGQWVKK, from the coding sequence ATGAGGAAAGTGCGAAGAGTATGTATTATCTGCCTTGTGTTGCTCGCCGCGTGCGTGACGGTAAACATCTATTTTCCGGCGGCCGAAGTGCAAAAAGCCGCAGACAAGATCGTCGGCGATGTGACGGGCGATACAAAACCTCCGGCCCCTGCCAAACCTGGGGATTCCAGTTCTCTCCTTGGGTCCCTGCGAATGATCGCACGCATGTGCCTTGTCCCCGGGAGTGCTTATGCACAGGTGAATATCGACGTATCCACTCCTGCCATAAGGGCTCTTAAAGAATCGATGCGTACCGATTTTCAGCAATTGAAGCCCTATTATGAAAAAGCTGCAGTGGGCGAAAACAGCAACGGCCTGGTTGAGGTCCGCGACACGGCCGGTCTCGACCTGAAGGAGCAGGCACAGGTAAAACAGCTGGTTGATCGCATGAACAAAGACAGGACAGACCTCTACAGGGAGATCCAGTCGGCCAACAAATACCCGCCTGAGGTGCTGCCGCAGATTCAGAAAATCTTCGCGAACAGCTGGCGCGAAAAATCACGCGCCGGCTGGTGGATACAGAACGACAACGGGCAGTGGGTAAAGAAGTAA
- a CDS encoding TAXI family TRAP transporter solute-binding subunit, producing the protein MDKVFFVKESWTRRDFLKVAVAGSIALISAPDSLFAQERKRVSVATGGMGGVFFVMGGGVASLITKYGGAEAAAEVTAASVDNCKLIAAKKADIGFVMGDTGYDAFKGTGNFKGKPLPMRTLTVLYPNLMHVVTVEGKGIKKVADFKGKRVSTGAPGSGTEVKALRVLEAAGLNPDKDVKKDRLGASESAGALKDGKIDGYFWDGGVPTSSVLDLAASPGVKMMLIPHDDLIPAMIQKYGPVYYKSVIPKGVYTGITYDTPVAAVGNLLMCNTEMDEKLAYNVLKAVYDHLPELIAIHKEASNINPKDGASSKAVPYHKGAQKFFKEKGIDVPT; encoded by the coding sequence GTGGATAAGGTTTTTTTTGTAAAGGAGTCATGGACAAGGCGCGACTTCTTGAAGGTGGCTGTCGCAGGCAGCATCGCACTGATCAGTGCTCCAGATAGTCTTTTTGCCCAGGAAAGAAAGCGGGTGTCGGTCGCAACAGGAGGCATGGGCGGCGTCTTTTTTGTGATGGGTGGAGGAGTAGCGAGCCTCATCACTAAATATGGCGGGGCTGAAGCGGCTGCCGAAGTGACAGCCGCATCTGTGGACAATTGCAAACTGATTGCTGCCAAAAAGGCTGACATCGGCTTCGTCATGGGCGACACGGGGTATGATGCCTTCAAGGGTACGGGAAACTTTAAAGGCAAGCCTTTACCCATGCGAACGCTCACCGTGCTCTACCCCAATCTTATGCATGTCGTGACGGTTGAGGGAAAAGGCATCAAGAAGGTTGCCGACTTTAAAGGCAAGCGCGTTTCCACAGGCGCGCCCGGAAGTGGCACAGAGGTAAAGGCCCTGAGAGTGCTGGAAGCTGCGGGGCTCAATCCTGACAAGGATGTCAAGAAAGACCGACTGGGGGCGTCTGAATCCGCTGGAGCGCTTAAAGACGGGAAGATCGATGGTTACTTCTGGGACGGAGGCGTTCCCACCTCATCGGTTCTTGATCTGGCGGCTTCTCCGGGCGTTAAAATGATGCTCATCCCGCACGATGACCTGATACCTGCCATGATTCAGAAATACGGCCCAGTCTACTATAAGTCAGTCATCCCGAAAGGGGTATACACGGGCATAACGTATGACACACCTGTGGCTGCGGTCGGGAACCTGTTGATGTGCAATACGGAGATGGACGAGAAGCTGGCGTACAATGTTCTCAAGGCCGTATACGATCACCTGCCGGAACTGATAGCCATCCACAAAGAGGCGAGCAACATCAACCCGAAAGACGGGGCCTCGAGTAAGGCAGTCCCTTACCACAAGGGAGCGCAGAAGTTCTTCAAGGAGAAGGGAATCGACGTACCTACCTGA
- a CDS encoding TRAP transporter fused permease subunit: MSDKKDQRESKEQMEHVSEERLKEAQKYIEEEEGFTRRLSGWKELFVTYFAVFMSLYHLYAAVATITTQVLRGVHVGMVLFLSYLVFPPFKKKTGSIGWYDVLLALLGASTIVYMLVDFNEFVYRAVTPDAWDLFFGSVLIILILEATRRSTGWIMPAVVIAFLIYAYIGPSLPAPWTHRGYSVKRIVGHMYMTLEGIFGVPIDVSSTFIILFTIYGAILEYSGAGKFFIDFSFRLMGGKPTSAGRTVTMASFLLGGPSGSGVATTVTLGSVAYPMLQKAGYDKESAGGLLSAGGIGAIISPPVLGAAAFLIAEILKVSYLQVIKMAMVPTILYYWSIFLMVEFDAKRFGAQRIEASSGESVWTLTCRYWYHFSSLVGIVVLMVIGFSPIWAVFWATVLAFAASFLRKDTALYYKKTIKALSSGSLGVLSVACTCASAGIIVGVVTLTGLGLKFSSIIVGYAQGNLFLTAVFTGILMWIIGLAVPVTATYIIGAVIAAPALIQLGVSAFAAHMFIFYYAVLSEVSPPTALSPFAAAALTGGSPFKTMMMAWKYTIPAFIVPFMFVLTPDGIGLLLEGSPFNMVWTFVTAMMGIVGIAGGASTWLLRRTALWERAALIIGGLLLVYSNIAYDFVGMGLVGLVVTWQRITLKRAAAVQSS; this comes from the coding sequence GTGAGCGACAAGAAAGACCAGAGAGAATCGAAAGAACAGATGGAGCACGTCTCCGAAGAGCGCCTTAAGGAAGCACAGAAGTACATAGAGGAGGAAGAGGGTTTCACCCGGAGGCTCTCCGGATGGAAGGAACTTTTTGTTACGTACTTCGCCGTCTTCATGAGCCTCTATCATCTCTATGCTGCGGTGGCGACCATCACCACGCAGGTCCTGCGTGGCGTTCACGTAGGCATGGTGCTCTTCCTCAGCTACCTGGTTTTTCCACCGTTCAAGAAGAAAACCGGCTCAATCGGATGGTACGATGTTCTGCTCGCACTGCTCGGCGCCTCAACCATTGTCTATATGCTGGTAGATTTTAATGAATTCGTCTACCGCGCAGTGACGCCGGATGCCTGGGATCTTTTCTTCGGGTCGGTCCTCATCATTCTGATCCTTGAAGCGACCCGCCGGTCAACCGGATGGATTATGCCCGCTGTGGTAATTGCATTCCTCATCTACGCGTATATCGGCCCCTCGCTGCCGGCTCCATGGACACACCGGGGCTATTCGGTGAAACGCATCGTCGGCCACATGTACATGACATTGGAAGGTATCTTCGGCGTACCCATTGACGTGTCATCCACGTTTATCATTCTCTTCACCATTTACGGCGCGATCCTGGAGTACTCGGGAGCGGGCAAGTTTTTTATTGACTTCTCTTTCAGACTGATGGGCGGAAAGCCAACAAGCGCCGGCAGGACCGTAACCATGGCTTCGTTTCTTCTCGGCGGACCTTCGGGGAGCGGTGTGGCTACGACAGTGACCCTCGGGTCGGTTGCATACCCGATGCTTCAAAAGGCGGGCTACGACAAGGAGTCGGCAGGAGGGCTTCTTTCCGCCGGCGGCATAGGAGCAATCATCTCGCCCCCTGTGCTGGGTGCGGCCGCGTTCCTGATCGCAGAGATTCTCAAGGTCTCGTACCTTCAGGTGATAAAAATGGCCATGGTGCCGACCATACTCTATTACTGGTCTATCTTCCTGATGGTAGAGTTTGACGCAAAACGATTCGGCGCCCAGCGCATCGAAGCAAGCTCCGGCGAATCTGTCTGGACGCTGACGTGCAGGTACTGGTATCACTTCTCTTCTCTCGTAGGCATCGTTGTTCTCATGGTAATCGGCTTTTCACCGATATGGGCCGTCTTCTGGGCCACCGTGCTTGCATTTGCCGCAAGCTTCCTGCGCAAGGATACCGCGTTGTATTATAAGAAGACGATTAAGGCATTGAGCTCCGGGTCTCTCGGGGTTCTTTCCGTGGCCTGTACCTGCGCCAGTGCCGGCATCATTGTAGGCGTGGTGACGCTCACCGGACTGGGATTGAAGTTCTCCAGTATCATAGTCGGCTACGCGCAGGGCAACCTTTTTCTAACCGCGGTATTCACGGGTATCCTCATGTGGATTATCGGCCTGGCCGTGCCTGTTACCGCGACTTACATCATAGGAGCGGTCATTGCCGCACCGGCCTTGATACAGCTCGGCGTGTCAGCCTTTGCGGCACACATGTTCATCTTTTACTACGCAGTGCTTTCAGAAGTTTCACCGCCCACAGCGCTGTCTCCCTTTGCTGCTGCCGCGCTCACGGGCGGCAGTCCCTTCAAGACCATGATGATGGCGTGGAAATATACGATCCCGGCCTTTATTGTGCCGTTTATGTTCGTGCTGACACCTGACGGGATCGGGCTGCTTCTGGAGGGCTCTCCCTTCAACATGGTCTGGACGTTCGTCACGGCCATGATGGGCATCGTGGGCATCGCCGGCGGCGCCAGCACGTGGCTTCTGCGCCGGACCGCGCTATGGGAGCGGGCTGCCTTGATTATCGGTGGGCTTCTGCTGGTCTATTCGAACATTGCCTACGATTTTGTCGGGATGGGGTTAGTCGGTCTGGTTGTGACATGGCAGCGAATTACGCTCAAACGAGCTGCGGCAGTCCAGAGTAGCTGA
- a CDS encoding PEP/pyruvate-binding domain-containing protein, whose product MFVKGFDQLNKDMFEECGGKAAHLGELTNLKLRVPNGFTVLGDAYYHHLKTNNLASSIDAIARSIEFDDFKDLENKTKQIRDLIMAAPVPSEIEREITEHYGKLSQTPNPSVAVRSSVAVKESPVSSFPGMMDTFHYIRGADNVVEKVRECWASVWSARAAFARRSKGLDYTKAVIAPTIQLMVDSEVAGVLFTVNPITGAKDEIVIESNWGLGETVVCGKCQSDFYVLTKSPVKLKDKKIAKKYETYIQAEGGGAKWAEVAAEKVAQPTLSEAQLEELCRVACLIESHYGCHQDIEWAFEHGNLYVLQARKAKAGGE is encoded by the coding sequence ATGTTTGTCAAAGGCTTTGATCAGCTGAACAAAGACATGTTTGAGGAATGCGGCGGCAAGGCGGCCCACCTGGGCGAGCTGACGAACCTCAAGTTACGTGTCCCGAATGGATTTACAGTGCTGGGCGATGCCTATTATCATCATCTCAAAACAAACAACCTCGCAAGCAGCATAGACGCTATCGCACGAAGTATAGAGTTCGACGATTTCAAGGATCTGGAGAATAAAACGAAACAAATCAGAGACCTGATCATGGCCGCACCCGTACCTTCAGAGATTGAGCGGGAGATCACCGAGCACTACGGAAAACTCTCACAAACGCCGAATCCTTCTGTCGCCGTGCGATCATCGGTTGCCGTTAAGGAGTCGCCTGTTTCGTCTTTTCCGGGCATGATGGACACCTTCCACTACATCCGTGGTGCGGATAACGTGGTTGAAAAGGTGAGAGAATGCTGGGCATCGGTATGGTCCGCACGAGCTGCCTTTGCCCGACGCTCAAAGGGGCTTGATTACACAAAGGCCGTCATCGCGCCCACTATCCAGCTGATGGTGGACTCCGAAGTTGCAGGAGTTCTTTTCACCGTAAATCCCATAACGGGAGCGAAAGACGAAATCGTTATCGAATCGAACTGGGGTCTTGGCGAGACAGTCGTCTGCGGCAAGTGCCAGAGCGACTTCTACGTGCTTACGAAAAGCCCGGTCAAGCTCAAGGACAAGAAAATCGCCAAGAAGTACGAGACGTACATACAGGCTGAGGGCGGTGGCGCAAAGTGGGCGGAAGTCGCAGCTGAAAAGGTTGCTCAGCCTACATTGAGCGAAGCCCAACTGGAAGAGTTGTGCCGGGTGGCTTGTCTGATAGAAAGCCACTATGGCTGCCACCAGGACATTGAGTGGGCTTTTGAACACGGCAACCTCTATGTACTTCAGGCGCGCAAAGCAAAAGCGGGAGGCGAATGA
- a CDS encoding CoA-transferase, producing MTWYPDIREKLMSPAEAVQRFIKNGSQIALGGFTVNRNPMAIAYEIIRQEIKDLHVVCHSQGQSFDVLVGAGCVKRVELAYGAMGRFAPTCIRFRKAVERADIEVEDYSNNQMSLRFLAGSLSIPFIPSRSGFETDLLRKEGFSKETRSEKKVARKKIVEMADPFDDNRGKVVLLPALNPDVAIVHAQYVGEDGTVRIKGLTFADVEQAKAADAVIVTCEEIVPKSFIRLDPDQNSLPPFLIDAIVRVPYGAHPTACRLFYDYDAKHLNMYRHMARDDAGFKRYLDEWVLTPRDHEQYLDKIGASGLMTIRANPVIGYTPGLDRR from the coding sequence ATGACATGGTACCCTGACATCCGGGAAAAGCTGATGTCCCCCGCGGAAGCCGTACAACGATTCATCAAGAACGGCTCCCAGATAGCCCTCGGAGGCTTCACGGTAAATCGCAATCCCATGGCGATCGCCTACGAGATAATTCGGCAGGAAATAAAGGACCTGCACGTTGTCTGCCACTCTCAGGGGCAGTCCTTTGATGTGCTCGTCGGCGCTGGATGTGTGAAGCGCGTTGAGCTGGCGTACGGCGCCATGGGCAGGTTCGCACCGACGTGCATCCGGTTCAGGAAGGCGGTGGAGCGGGCCGATATCGAGGTGGAAGATTATTCGAATAACCAGATGAGCCTGCGCTTTCTTGCAGGTTCGCTCAGCATACCCTTCATTCCATCAAGGTCGGGCTTTGAGACCGATCTTTTACGTAAGGAAGGGTTTTCTAAAGAAACGAGAAGCGAGAAGAAGGTAGCGCGCAAAAAGATCGTGGAAATGGCCGACCCTTTCGACGACAACCGCGGGAAAGTGGTTCTGTTGCCGGCTCTTAATCCCGATGTAGCAATCGTGCATGCGCAATACGTGGGAGAAGACGGGACAGTGCGCATAAAAGGGCTTACGTTTGCGGACGTGGAGCAGGCCAAGGCGGCGGACGCCGTCATAGTCACCTGCGAGGAGATAGTGCCTAAATCCTTCATCCGTCTTGACCCTGACCAGAATTCACTGCCTCCGTTTCTTATCGACGCCATAGTGAGGGTCCCGTATGGCGCTCATCCTACCGCGTGCCGCCTCTTCTACGACTACGATGCGAAACACTTGAACATGTACAGGCATATGGCCAGAGACGATGCCGGTTTCAAGAGATATTTGGATGAATGGGTTCTCACCCCAAGGGACCATGAGCAGTACCTCGATAAGATAGGGGCATCAGGACTGATGACGATAAGGGCAAATCCCGTTATCGGGTACACACCGGGACTGGACAGGAGGTAG
- a CDS encoding TRAP transporter fused permease subunit, with the protein MEDKKKEDQRAPATEGGTGELTAEQKKKLEELIEEEEGVTRKVKGFWNIVITVLAIGMSGFALYSAVFPITTQILRGVHVAFLLALSFLYYPFSKRFKSRIGLVDIVLALAGIGTILYMLVDFEEFIYRAVTPERWDIICGVAFIVLILEATRRSSGWIMPVTCIVFLLYAYFGPVLPAPWTHRGYDIERIIGHMYMTLEGIFGVPIDVCSTIIIMFCIFGAFLSVSGAGKFYVDVAFAAMGRKPTAAGRAVVATSYFLAMASGSGVANTVAIGSVAYPMLRKAGYDKDNAGGFLAAGGMGAVTTPPVMGAAAFLIAEFLRISYVDVILLALLPAALYYWGLLLMVEFDARKFRLKAVEIEKKGTVWQLTKAQGFHFLPLIAIVGFLVRGYTPQVAVFAAVLTCFFASFIRKESRFNVPRIIEALKQGSLTVLNVAAICASAGIIVGVVSLTGLGLKLSSIIIGYAGGNLVVTALFTALLLWVIGLAVPITATYIIAAVIAAPALVKLGVPDYAAHMFIFYYALLSEVSPPTALSPFAAAAITGGDPYKTTMMAWKYAITAFLLPFIFTILPAGRVLLLRWEGVGTIEGIWTIIAAFLGIGVLAAGCSGWLLKKATIIERLLLIAGALFFVYPNQLSDVIGFACLICVIMLQKVRKDRVLEPGTV; encoded by the coding sequence GTGGAAGATAAGAAAAAAGAGGATCAGCGCGCGCCGGCTACTGAAGGAGGAACAGGAGAGCTTACTGCCGAACAGAAGAAGAAGCTCGAAGAATTGATAGAGGAGGAAGAGGGTGTTACCAGAAAAGTTAAAGGATTCTGGAACATTGTCATCACGGTGCTGGCTATCGGGATGTCGGGTTTCGCCCTTTACTCAGCTGTTTTTCCCATAACCACGCAGATCTTGAGGGGCGTGCACGTTGCATTTCTTCTTGCCCTCTCGTTCCTCTATTATCCTTTCTCGAAAAGATTCAAAAGTCGGATCGGTCTAGTTGACATTGTTTTGGCCCTTGCGGGAATAGGCACTATTCTCTACATGCTCGTCGATTTTGAAGAGTTTATTTACAGGGCAGTCACACCGGAGCGTTGGGACATCATCTGTGGTGTCGCCTTCATTGTGCTGATTCTTGAGGCAACGCGCAGAAGCTCGGGCTGGATCATGCCTGTGACGTGCATTGTTTTCCTGCTCTATGCATACTTCGGCCCCGTACTCCCTGCGCCATGGACCCACAGGGGCTATGACATCGAGCGCATCATCGGTCACATGTACATGACCCTCGAAGGCATATTCGGCGTTCCCATCGATGTCTGCTCAACAATAATCATCATGTTCTGTATTTTCGGCGCATTTCTGTCAGTCTCAGGTGCGGGTAAATTTTACGTTGACGTCGCTTTCGCCGCCATGGGAAGAAAACCCACAGCCGCAGGCCGCGCCGTCGTCGCAACCTCGTACTTCCTGGCAATGGCGTCAGGCTCCGGAGTGGCCAATACGGTCGCCATCGGATCGGTTGCCTACCCGATGCTCAGGAAAGCAGGTTACGATAAGGACAACGCAGGCGGGTTTCTCGCTGCCGGTGGGATGGGCGCGGTAACAACGCCGCCTGTAATGGGCGCTGCCGCATTTCTGATAGCAGAATTTCTGCGCATCAGTTACGTTGATGTAATACTCCTCGCTCTTCTTCCTGCGGCTCTCTACTATTGGGGCCTTCTCCTGATGGTGGAGTTCGATGCAAGAAAGTTTCGTCTGAAAGCGGTCGAGATAGAGAAAAAAGGCACGGTATGGCAGCTTACCAAGGCCCAAGGATTCCATTTTCTTCCTCTTATTGCGATCGTTGGTTTTCTGGTGAGAGGCTACACGCCGCAGGTGGCTGTCTTCGCAGCAGTTCTCACCTGTTTTTTTGCCTCATTTATCCGCAAGGAATCAAGATTCAACGTGCCGAGAATCATTGAGGCCCTGAAGCAGGGCTCACTCACGGTCCTCAACGTTGCCGCTATTTGCGCATCAGCAGGCATCATTGTCGGTGTCGTGAGTCTCACCGGGCTCGGTCTGAAGCTCTCATCGATTATTATCGGATACGCAGGGGGGAATCTGGTTGTCACTGCACTTTTCACTGCGCTCCTCCTGTGGGTCATCGGGCTGGCGGTTCCTATCACGGCGACCTACATCATTGCCGCTGTTATCGCAGCGCCAGCACTCGTCAAACTCGGAGTGCCCGACTATGCTGCTCATATGTTTATCTTCTATTATGCGCTACTCTCCGAAGTCTCGCCACCCACGGCCCTCTCGCCTTTCGCTGCAGCAGCGATCACGGGCGGCGACCCTTACAAGACCACAATGATGGCGTGGAAGTATGCGATAACGGCCTTTCTGCTCCCCTTCATATTCACGATTCTGCCGGCTGGAAGGGTCTTGCTGCTCAGGTGGGAAGGGGTGGGTACGATTGAAGGCATCTGGACGATCATTGCCGCGTTTCTCGGCATAGGCGTGCTTGCTGCAGGATGCTCAGGATGGCTGCTCAAGAAAGCGACCATCATAGAAAGACTTCTGCTTATTGCCGGGGCACTATTCTTCGTGTATCCTAACCAGCTTTCGGACGTCATCGGCTTCGCGTGTCTCATATGTGTGATCATGCTTCAGAAAGTGAGGAAAGACAGGGTTCTCGAACCAGGAACCGTGTAA
- a CDS encoding TAXI family TRAP transporter solute-binding subunit gives MKRFLVLLLAISLVIGVSSVWAQKKVRISIATGGTGGVYYPYGGAIASVISKYVPGVEATAEVTAAAVDNLKLVGAGEADLGYAYPDLSYDAMEGKAPFKGKLPIRMVAHLYVSYFHLVTLANSNIKSVADLKGKKVSTGAPGSGTEVVAFRVLEAAGLNPDKDVKRDRLSVVESANALKDGKIDGFFWVGGLPTAAILDLAATPGVSMKLVPTDTNIANIFKKYGQVYVKAVIPKTAYPKMTADVGVVGIPNVLVCNTNADPTLIYNILKAMFDHKQELVNVHSQANELMLENAVIKTVVPYHPGAVKFFKEKGAKM, from the coding sequence ATGAAACGCTTTCTTGTTCTGCTGTTAGCCATAAGTCTTGTGATAGGTGTCTCTTCTGTGTGGGCACAGAAGAAAGTCCGGATATCGATCGCCACCGGTGGCACAGGCGGCGTCTACTACCCCTACGGAGGAGCCATTGCCAGCGTTATCTCAAAATATGTCCCCGGGGTTGAGGCGACTGCCGAAGTGACAGCCGCGGCAGTGGATAACCTCAAGCTGGTGGGCGCGGGAGAGGCTGATCTGGGTTATGCGTATCCGGATCTTTCCTATGATGCCATGGAAGGAAAAGCCCCTTTCAAAGGCAAGCTTCCCATTCGCATGGTCGCCCACCTCTACGTAAGCTATTTCCATCTGGTGACTCTCGCGAACAGCAACATCAAATCGGTTGCGGATCTAAAAGGGAAGAAGGTTTCGACCGGTGCACCGGGAAGTGGGACCGAGGTGGTAGCCTTCAGGGTCCTTGAAGCAGCAGGGCTCAATCCCGACAAGGACGTCAAACGCGACCGCCTGAGCGTGGTCGAGTCAGCCAATGCGCTGAAAGATGGCAAGATAGACGGTTTCTTCTGGGTTGGAGGTCTTCCCACGGCGGCAATACTTGATCTGGCTGCGACGCCCGGCGTCTCTATGAAGCTCGTGCCGACGGATACCAACATCGCCAACATTTTCAAGAAGTACGGGCAGGTGTATGTCAAGGCTGTGATTCCTAAAACAGCCTATCCCAAAATGACCGCCGACGTGGGCGTAGTCGGGATCCCCAACGTGCTGGTCTGCAATACCAACGCTGACCCGACGCTGATATACAATATTCTGAAGGCAATGTTCGATCACAAGCAGGAGTTGGTGAACGTCCACAGTCAGGCAAACGAACTGATGCTGGAGAATGCGGTCATCAAGACTGTCGTGCCCTATCATCCGGGCGCCGTCAAATTCTTCAAGGAGAAGGGAGCAAAGATGTAG
- a CDS encoding flavin reductase family protein, which produces MEKIEISPERIYYPMGCSLVGANVGDKPNYLAVAWFTMVHPKPPYVMVTMNKVHYTNGGIKQNGTFSVNIPSVDMAEVTDYCGIVSGSKYDKSKLFETFYGKLKSAPMIGECPFNAECRLVRTVELPAEELFIGEIIGVYTEERYLTNGVPDMRKINPLILQMPHKMYSSLGADVGPAWEMGRKLIK; this is translated from the coding sequence ATGGAAAAGATCGAAATATCCCCCGAGCGCATCTACTACCCCATGGGCTGTTCACTGGTAGGCGCAAACGTCGGTGACAAACCGAACTATCTTGCCGTGGCTTGGTTCACCATGGTCCACCCTAAACCGCCTTACGTGATGGTCACCATGAACAAAGTGCACTACACGAATGGAGGCATAAAACAGAATGGCACGTTCAGCGTCAACATACCTTCTGTGGACATGGCCGAGGTGACCGATTATTGCGGGATTGTTTCCGGAAGCAAATACGACAAGTCAAAGCTGTTCGAGACATTCTACGGCAAGCTCAAGAGCGCGCCTATGATCGGGGAGTGCCCGTTCAATGCGGAATGCAGACTTGTACGAACTGTTGAGCTGCCTGCGGAGGAACTCTTTATCGGGGAAATCATCGGAGTTTATACCGAGGAACGATACCTCACTAACGGCGTTCCTGACATGCGGAAGATAAACCCATTGATCCTGCAGATGCCCCACAAGATGTACTCGAGTTTGGGTGCAGATGTAGGGCCAGCCTGGGAAATGGGCAGAAAGCTCATCAAGTAG
- a CDS encoding DUF72 domain-containing protein encodes MDSTSSERGRPKHNKTDGLLTKPSFHVGTSGWQYNHWKGVFYPQGLKAEERLQFYAQHLVTLELNVTFYRLVSQSTFQKWYDTVPLHFLFSVKMSRFITHIKRLNIDEEAMRRFMENVSVLKRKLGVILIQLPPSLKFDRARMNDFFSLLNLSHKYTVEARDNSFVSDEFFSLLENHNIAWCIAESGGRYPYQEALTAPFIYMRMHGSDYSSSYTDEELRKMAAKIRGWARETYVYFDNDVSGYAVKNAMTLAGMLMSRER; translated from the coding sequence ATGGATAGCACTTCGTCGGAGCGAGGCAGGCCGAAGCACAACAAGACAGATGGACTTTTGACCAAGCCGTCGTTTCATGTGGGGACGAGTGGATGGCAGTACAACCACTGGAAAGGCGTCTTCTATCCGCAGGGATTGAAGGCTGAAGAGCGGCTGCAGTTCTACGCGCAGCACCTCGTGACGCTTGAGCTCAATGTCACGTTTTACAGGCTGGTTTCTCAATCTACTTTTCAGAAATGGTATGACACGGTTCCTCTTCATTTCCTCTTCTCCGTAAAAATGTCCCGTTTTATAACGCACATCAAGCGGCTGAATATTGATGAGGAGGCGATGCGCCGTTTTATGGAGAATGTAAGTGTGCTGAAGCGTAAACTGGGAGTCATACTCATCCAGCTCCCGCCTTCCCTGAAATTTGACCGGGCTCGTATGAATGATTTTTTCAGCCTTCTTAACCTCTCGCACAAGTACACGGTAGAGGCACGCGACAATTCGTTTGTGAGCGACGAATTCTTTTCGCTGCTGGAGAATCACAACATAGCCTGGTGCATAGCAGAGAGCGGAGGGAGATACCCCTACCAGGAGGCACTTACGGCTCCTTTCATTTATATGAGAATGCACGGCAGTGATTATTCATCCAGTTACACTGACGAAGAACTGCGCAAGATGGCCGCCAAGATCAGGGGATGGGCGCGGGAGACTTACGTCTACTTTGACAACGACGTCAGCGGTTACGCCGTCAAGAACGCCATGACCCTCGCCGGCATGCTTATGAGCCGTGAGCGGTGA
- a CDS encoding CoA-transferase translates to MGEYTEREMMAISAGRLISNGDVLFAGTGVSMLAATVSKRIHAPKAVVFFETGGVDPSLDELPMAVADSRVMDGTCLNSGLVESFSIVGHRRLHTIAFLGAAQIDKYGNLNSTCIGDYHHPKVRFPGSGGACDAASLASGVIVFMQLGKKRFVKRLDYLTSPGWLQGGDSRKSAGYMRGGPIAVVTNKCILKFDEVTKAMYLAEYYPGVSLSEITDEIDFEIDVTRAKESSPPTAEELRILREQVDPQRLILG, encoded by the coding sequence GTGGGCGAGTATACCGAAAGAGAAATGATGGCCATAAGTGCGGGCAGACTGATCTCGAACGGCGACGTTCTCTTCGCCGGCACCGGAGTCTCGATGCTTGCTGCCACGGTCTCGAAACGGATTCATGCGCCCAAAGCCGTCGTATTCTTCGAGACAGGCGGTGTTGATCCGTCACTGGATGAGCTTCCCATGGCAGTTGCTGATTCCAGGGTGATGGACGGGACCTGCCTTAATTCAGGCCTTGTAGAATCCTTCTCTATAGTAGGACACCGAAGGCTTCACACCATCGCATTTCTTGGTGCTGCCCAGATCGACAAATACGGAAACCTTAATTCCACCTGCATCGGCGATTACCATCATCCCAAAGTGAGGTTCCCGGGAAGCGGCGGAGCTTGCGATGCAGCGTCTCTCGCGTCGGGCGTGATCGTTTTTATGCAGCTTGGAAAGAAGCGCTTCGTAAAGAGACTTGATTATCTGACCAGCCCCGGATGGCTTCAAGGTGGGGATTCCAGAAAGAGCGCGGGTTACATGCGGGGCGGTCCGATTGCGGTTGTTACCAACAAGTGCATCCTCAAATTCGATGAAGTGACAAAGGCAATGTATCTTGCCGAGTATTACCCCGGCGTCTCCCTTTCTGAAATAACCGATGAAATTGATTTTGAGATCGATGTGACTCGCGCGAAAGAATCATCACCCCCCACAGCAGAGGAGCTGCGGATACTGCGCGAGCAAGTGGACCCCCAGCGCCTGATCCTCGGGTGA